A genomic window from Alkalihalobacillus sp. AL-G includes:
- the mgsA gene encoding methylglyoxal synthase: protein MNIALIAHDKKKQDMINFTVAYRPVLKEHSLYATGTTGLKIEEATGLSVFRFQSGPLGGDQQIGAMIADNKMDLIIFFKDPLTAQPHEPDIAALIRLCDVYQIPLASNMASAELFIHALERGDFQWRHVVRSKGEDLK from the coding sequence ATGAATATTGCACTAATCGCTCACGATAAGAAGAAGCAGGATATGATTAATTTTACCGTCGCCTATCGCCCGGTCTTAAAGGAGCATTCCCTATATGCAACGGGTACGACAGGATTGAAAATTGAAGAAGCAACAGGATTGAGTGTATTCAGGTTTCAGTCCGGTCCCCTCGGTGGCGACCAGCAGATTGGAGCTATGATCGCTGATAACAAAATGGACCTTATCATTTTTTTTAAAGATCCACTCACTGCCCAGCCACATGAACCGGATATTGCAGCACTTATCCGCCTTTGTGATGTATACCAAATTCCATTAGCGTCAAACATGGCGAGTGCCGAACTGTTTATCCATGCACTTGAACGCGGAGATTTCCAGTGGAGGCATGTCGTTCGCAGTAAGGGAGAAGATCTGAAGTGA
- the dapB gene encoding 4-hydroxy-tetrahydrodipicolinate reductase: MDNRKIRIIIAGPRGKMGMEAVKMVTATDHFDLKAVVDTKNAGKALQDIDGQPALNIPVYEDLAICIHDTGADVLIDLTKPESGKKHLEIALENGIRPVIGTTGFSDEEIGTYSRIAEEKGLGAVIAPNFAVGAILMMKFARMAAKFMPDIEIIEQHHDQKLDAPSGTAMKTAQMIQDVREPMKQGHPNEKEDLEGARGGDYEGIRIHSVRLPGLVAHQEVLMGATGQTLTIRHDTIDRSAFMPGVKMAVESVMKLDLLVYGLENLME; this comes from the coding sequence ATGGACAATAGAAAAATTCGTATCATCATAGCAGGACCACGAGGGAAAATGGGAATGGAAGCCGTAAAAATGGTTACAGCTACCGATCATTTCGATTTAAAAGCGGTTGTCGATACAAAAAATGCTGGTAAGGCACTTCAAGACATTGATGGACAACCTGCATTGAATATCCCAGTATATGAGGATCTAGCCATCTGTATCCATGATACGGGTGCAGATGTACTTATTGATCTTACAAAACCGGAATCAGGGAAAAAGCATCTTGAAATCGCGCTCGAAAATGGAATCCGTCCAGTAATCGGGACGACAGGTTTCTCGGATGAGGAAATCGGAACTTACAGCCGGATTGCTGAAGAGAAGGGTCTTGGTGCGGTTATAGCACCAAACTTTGCTGTTGGTGCCATTTTGATGATGAAATTTGCCCGTATGGCTGCGAAGTTCATGCCAGATATCGAAATCATTGAACAGCATCACGATCAAAAGCTAGATGCACCTTCAGGGACAGCGATGAAAACGGCACAGATGATCCAGGATGTCCGAGAACCGATGAAACAGGGTCACCCGAATGAGAAAGAAGATTTAGAAGGGGCCCGTGGCGGAGATTATGAAGGAATCCGCATCCATAGTGTACGGCTTCCAGGTCTTGTTGCTCATCAGGAGGTACTGATGGGTGCGACTGGGCAAACATTGACGATCCGACATGACACAATCGATCGCAGTGCATTCATGCCAGGTGTAAAGATGGCTGTAGAGTCTGTAATGAAGCTTGACCTTCTCGTTTACGGGTTGGAAAACTTGATGGAGTAG
- a CDS encoding nucleotide pyrophosphohydrolase: MERTMKDMQKEVDDHISQFKEGYFSPLAMMARMTEELGELAREVNHHYGEKPKKSTEDESSMEAELGDLLFVIICFANSLHIDLDEALELVMKKFNTRDKDRWTRIEEE, from the coding sequence ATGGAACGGACAATGAAAGACATGCAGAAAGAGGTAGACGATCATATCAGTCAGTTTAAGGAAGGGTATTTCAGCCCACTAGCGATGATGGCTCGTATGACGGAAGAACTCGGTGAGCTTGCAAGAGAAGTCAACCATCACTATGGAGAAAAGCCGAAAAAGAGCACAGAGGATGAAAGCTCCATGGAAGCGGAACTCGGGGATCTTCTGTTCGTCATCATTTGTTTTGCAAACTCTTTACATATAGATTTAGATGAAGCGCTAGAACTTGTCATGAAGAAATTCAATACTCGTGATAAAGATAGATGGACGCGGATTGAGGAGGAATAA
- a CDS encoding YitT family protein: MPKIKLKNVLFILLGSAIFGFGIIHFNIENNLAEGGFTGITLILFNLFGIDPAISNLVLNIPLFFLGWRLLGRNTFIYTIIGTVGVSFFLWLFQYQFQLSIPLHDDLTLAALFAGVFIGIGLGIIFRYGGTTGGVDIIARLAHKYIGWSIGKTMFLFDAFVITFAMITYLNYKEAMYTLVAVFVGTRVIDFIQDGAYAAKAAMIISEHNAEIANRIIKELDRGATVLNGKGTFTGEQKEVLYCVIARNEIFRLRNMIQQIDPHAFVAVNDVHDVLGEGFTLDENKNPLHD, from the coding sequence ATGCCAAAAATAAAATTGAAAAACGTCCTGTTTATTTTACTTGGTTCAGCGATCTTTGGTTTTGGAATCATCCACTTTAATATCGAAAACAACCTTGCAGAAGGTGGATTTACCGGGATTACGCTCATACTGTTCAATCTATTTGGGATCGATCCCGCCATTTCAAACCTCGTTTTAAACATTCCATTGTTTTTTCTAGGCTGGCGGTTACTAGGCAGAAATACATTTATTTATACGATCATCGGTACTGTAGGGGTATCGTTTTTCCTATGGCTCTTCCAGTATCAATTTCAGCTTTCTATCCCTCTTCACGATGATCTGACACTTGCTGCACTTTTTGCAGGGGTGTTTATCGGGATCGGGCTTGGCATCATTTTTCGGTATGGAGGGACTACTGGTGGCGTCGACATCATTGCAAGGCTGGCTCACAAGTATATCGGCTGGAGCATCGGTAAAACAATGTTTTTATTCGATGCCTTCGTTATCACCTTTGCAATGATTACCTATTTGAACTATAAAGAGGCCATGTATACACTCGTTGCTGTCTTTGTCGGAACACGCGTCATCGACTTTATTCAAGATGGTGCTTATGCGGCCAAAGCTGCAATGATCATTTCAGAGCATAATGCTGAAATCGCCAACCGGATCATCAAGGAACTTGATCGAGGCGCAACGGTATTGAATGGAAAAGGAACGTTCACCGGTGAACAGAAAGAAGTACTCTATTGTGTCATTGCTCGTAATGAAATTTTCCGCTTGCGAAATATGATACAACAGATTGATCCACATGCGTTTGTGGCAGTAAATGATGTCCATGATGTCCTCGGTGAAGGATTTACATTAGACGAGAATAAAAATCCGTTGCATGATTGA
- a CDS encoding zinc metallopeptidase: protein MFLLYFFLLIAIPLWAQFRVKRTYSKYSKVPSSLGMSGAEVARKILNDNGLFDVDVEPVRGKLSDHYHPRKKVVRLSEDNFYGHSIAGTAVAAHEVGHALQDAKEYTPLRFRHALVPVASIGSNLSYFLIFIGIIMGAANLILPGILLMAGAVLFQLVTLPVEFNASSRAMDQVVALGLIRNDEERQAKKVLNAAALTYVASALVALLELARFVLIFVGMNSDD, encoded by the coding sequence AGTTCCGAGTGAAAAGAACGTACTCGAAATACTCGAAGGTTCCATCTTCACTTGGCATGTCCGGGGCAGAGGTTGCTCGTAAGATTTTGAACGACAACGGTCTTTTCGATGTTGATGTCGAGCCGGTTCGAGGAAAATTAAGTGATCACTACCATCCACGTAAAAAGGTTGTGCGTTTATCTGAGGACAACTTTTACGGCCATTCTATAGCAGGAACAGCGGTTGCGGCTCACGAAGTCGGCCATGCGCTTCAAGATGCGAAGGAATACACTCCATTACGATTTAGACATGCGTTAGTTCCGGTTGCTTCGATAGGCTCAAATCTTTCGTACTTTTTGATTTTTATCGGAATCATAATGGGCGCAGCAAACCTGATCTTACCTGGTATCCTCCTGATGGCAGGAGCAGTTTTGTTTCAGCTCGTTACTTTACCGGTCGAATTCAATGCAAGTAGCCGGGCGATGGATCAGGTCGTTGCGCTTGGTTTGATACGTAATGATGAGGAGAGACAAGCAAAGAAAGTACTGAACGCAGCAGCATTAACCTATGTCGCTAGTGCTCTTGTAGCATTACTGGAGCTCGCGCGATTTGTACTGATCTTCGTGGGCATGAATTCAGACGATTAA